A region of the Litchfieldia alkalitelluris genome:
CAGTTGGCTCATACAAACGAATAATCGTTCTACCTGCGGTTGATTTACCACATCCTGATTCACCAACGATACCAACGGTTTCACCTTTTTTGATTTTCAAGTTCAGCCCATCAACTGCTTTTACATTTCCTACTTGTTTTTGCAGCAATCCAGCTTTTATAGGAAAGTATTTTTTCACATCTATTAATTCTAATAATGTGCTAGTTTCTTCAGTTGATTCTGACTGATTTGCCACTTCTTCGTTTACTGATATCATTGTAGCCCCTCCTTCTCTTCGTATAGGAAACAGCGCACGGAGCGACTACCATTCAATACCTTTAGTTGAGGTTGTTCTGAGAGACATCGATCAAACGCTTCAGAACAGCGTGGTGCAAATCTACACCCAGTAGGCATATTTTCGGGTGATGGAACATTTCCTTCAATTGATTGTAATCTACTAATCTCACCATCTATTGAAGGAACTGAATTCATTAATCCTAGAGTATAAGGATGTAATGGTTCTTCAAACAAGTCATCAGTTGAAGCCTCTTCAACCACCTGTCCTCCATACATAACCACCACTCGTTCAGCTATCTCTGAAACAACACCCAAATCATGCGTAATTAACAGGATAGATGTATCAAACTTTCTACTTACTTCTTTCATTAAATCTAAAATTTGTGCTTGTATCGTTACATCCAATGCGGTTGTTGGCTCGTCAGCTATTAATAGTTTGGGATTACAACTCATCGCTATAGCAATCATGACACGCTGTCTCATACCACCGGAAAGTCGGTGTGGATAGTCGTTAATGATTTCTGCCGCTCTTGAAAATCCAACCATTTCCAATAATTCGATTGCTTTTTTTACTGCTTCATTTTTAGACATTTTTTGGTGATAAGTAAGCACTTCTGTTATTTGCTCACCAATCGTTAAAACTGGATTTAATGATGTCATCGGTTCTTGAAAGATCATTGAAATATCGTTCCCTCGAACCTTGCATAATTCTTTCTCAGAAAGAT
Encoded here:
- a CDS encoding ABC transporter ATP-binding protein, which encodes MSTLLEVKNLKTHFFKKKTVIPAVDGVDIAINKGETVALVGESGSGKSITSLSIMGLVPSPAGKIVDGEILLDGKNLVNLSEKELCKVRGNDISMIFQEPMTSLNPVLTIGEQITEVLTYHQKMSKNEAVKKAIELLEMVGFSRAAEIINDYPHRLSGGMRQRVMIAIAMSCNPKLLIADEPTTALDVTIQAQILDLMKEVSRKFDTSILLITHDLGVVSEIAERVVVMYGGQVVEEASTDDLFEEPLHPYTLGLMNSVPSIDGEISRLQSIEGNVPSPENMPTGCRFAPRCSEAFDRCLSEQPQLKVLNGSRSVRCFLYEEKEGLQ